The Burkholderia sp. NRF60-BP8 genomic sequence GCACGCGTATGCGTTGATCGCCGCGTGGTGCATCGTGTCGGCGTGGGCGATGCATGCGCTGACGCGCACGCCGCTCGCGCGCCTCGCGAACGCGGTGCGCGACAACCCGGCGCGCGTCGCCGCGCTCGGCACCGATCCGCGGCGCGTGCGGCTCGCGATGGTCACCTGCGCATCGTTCTTCGCGGGCATCGCCGGCACGCTGACGCTGATCGACGTCGAGATCGCGACGCCCGACAGCGTGTCGATGGCGCGCTCGGCGACCGTGCTGATCGCCGCGGTGATCGGCGGCACCGGCGCGTTCTTCGGGCCGGCGGCCGGCGCGGCCGTGCTGACCGCGCTGAGTATCGTCGTCGCGGGCGTGTCGCGCGCGTGGGCGCTGTATCTCGGCGTGCTGTTCGTCGCGATCGTCGTCGCCGCGCCCGGCGGGATCGCGGGCATTGCGCGCTCGCTCGCGCCTACGCTGCGGCGCGGCGCGCCGGCCGTCGAGCGGTGGCGCGTGCTGTGCGCCGTCGGTGCGTGCGCGTTCTGGGGCGTCGCGATCGTCTGCGCGGCCGAGCTCGGCTATGCATGGCGCTTCGCGCAGGACGACGGCACGGGCTTCGCGTTCGGTGCGTGGAACATCGACGCCGATACGCCGGCCGGCTGGGCCGTCGCGTGCTCGGCGGCCGGCATCGGCACGCTGCTGTGGCG encodes the following:
- a CDS encoding branched-chain amino acid ABC transporter permease codes for the protein MRSRALAGCVRWALFAACVALPAWLWPHGAVLGYLAQTAALVVLALSYNLQLGTTGLLSFGHAAFAGLGAFAAAHWFNHIGGPLPLLPLVGGAAGAGFGFVAGLLATRRSGTAFAMITLGLGECVAAAAWSVPAWFGGLGGVPIDRASGAPWGNAHFGAPTHAYALIAAWCIVSAWAMHALTRTPLARLANAVRDNPARVAALGTDPRRVRLAMVTCASFFAGIAGTLTLIDVEIATPDSVSMARSATVLIAAVIGGTGAFFGPAAGAAVLTALSIVVAGVSRAWALYLGVLFVAIVVAAPGGIAGIARSLAPTLRRGAPAVERWRVLCAVGACAFWGVAIVCAAELGYAWRFAQDDGTGFAFGAWNIDADTPAGWAVACSAAGIGTLLWRWRARLAHDAAVAMQEDAR